A window from Solanum stenotomum isolate F172 chromosome 5, ASM1918654v1, whole genome shotgun sequence encodes these proteins:
- the LOC125863833 gene encoding uncharacterized protein LOC125863833: MELEHKTLWALKNLNVDWVKYTKGRVDHLNKLDEFRFREYESSTLYKERIMKWHDSKILRREFRVGDWVLLYNSRLRLFPRKIKSKWSGPFRVTRVFANGAIEFVGKEGPAFKVQGILRCRDSFCDPPSGFNDQKVDHLYGINTRLRY; encoded by the exons ATGGAACTGGAACACAAAACATTATGGGCATTAAAGAATTTAAATGTGGATTGGGTAAAGTATACAAAAGGAAGAGTAGATCATCTAAACAAATTGGATGAATTCAGGTTTAGGGAATATGAAAGTTCAACCCTCTACAAGGAGAGGATTATGAAGTGGCATGATTCTAAAATCCTTAGAAGGGAGTTCCGAGTTGGAGATTGGGTGTTGCTATACAATTCTCGTTTGAGACTCTTTCCGAGAAAGATCAAATCAAAGTGGTCAGGCCCATTTAGAGTGACACGAGTGTTCGCAAATGGAGCCATTGAATTTGTAGGTAAAGAGGGTCCTGCCTTCAAG gTGCAGGGGATTCTGCGATGCAGAGACTCCTTCTGTGATCCACCGAGTGGGTTCAACGATCAAAAAGTTGATCACCTTTATGGCATCAACACTAGGCTGAGATACTAG